The following proteins come from a genomic window of Flavobacterium eburneipallidum:
- a CDS encoding ABC transporter ATP-binding protein produces the protein MIHVQNLSKSYNGTTVLKIDNLEIPKGQSFGLVGNNGAGKTTFFSLILDLIQPTTGQIINNGVAVNTSENWKSFTASFLDESFLIGYLTPEEYFYFIGDLRGQNKADIDVLLAKHEEFFNGEILKNKKYLRDLSKGNQKKVGIIATLIGNPEVVILDEPFANLDPTTVSRLKKIIKELAQNPEITVLVSSHDLVHTVEVCDRIVALNKGEIVKDIQTSTETLQELEAFFAV, from the coding sequence ATGATACACGTACAAAACCTTTCGAAATCATACAACGGAACTACCGTTTTAAAAATAGATAATTTAGAAATTCCAAAAGGACAAAGTTTTGGATTGGTGGGAAACAACGGTGCAGGAAAAACCACTTTTTTTAGTTTGATATTGGATTTAATTCAACCCACAACGGGACAAATTATCAACAATGGTGTTGCCGTAAATACCAGCGAAAACTGGAAATCTTTTACAGCATCTTTTCTGGATGAAAGTTTCCTGATTGGTTATCTCACTCCCGAAGAATACTTCTATTTTATTGGCGATTTGCGTGGTCAGAACAAAGCCGATATTGATGTTTTGTTAGCCAAACACGAAGAATTTTTTAATGGCGAAATCCTAAAAAACAAAAAATACTTGCGAGATTTATCCAAAGGAAATCAGAAGAAAGTCGGGATTATTGCCACGCTAATTGGCAATCCCGAAGTGGTAATTTTAGATGAACCATTTGCTAATTTGGATCCCACAACCGTTAGCCGTTTGAAAAAAATAATCAAAGAATTAGCTCAAAATCCTGAAATTACGGTTTTGGTTTCCAGTCATGATTTAGTACATACAGTAGAAGTTTGCGATAGAATTGTGGCACTGAATAAAGGAGAAATTGTGAAAGACATTCAAACCTCTACCGAAACCTTGCAGGAATTGGAAGCGTTTTTTGCGGTATAA
- a CDS encoding DUF5687 family protein has protein sequence MIQKFLYLEWKAFLRSASFGANLAIKILMGFLAVYFTLVFLALGIGLFYVLEKFKLDPIVTINKFMIYYFLMDIIIRLLFQKIPVLNIRPLLVFPIKKDTIVHFSLGKTVFSFFNLGHWFFFLPFSIVLIYEGYDVLSVLLWHTAMLSLIYINNFLNIILNNKDYLFTIFLGIAAVFGGLQYYGFFDITTYTAPFFEALFNTYWAFILPVLVLIGLYRYSFHYFKNDLYLDAGLSSKHDIAKTENLVWLNQFGTIGTFLKNDIKLIKRNKRSKTTVGMSVMFLFYGLLFFTNGIEAYNNPTMHIFAGIFVSGGFLITFGQFVPSWDSAYYQLMMTQNIPYKGYLSSKWWLMVIATIVSTILASFYIYFGWQVYMTIVVGAIYNIGVNSHLVLLGGAFTKTPIDLDSGKGAFGDKKAYNFKTMLISIPQLALPVLVYSIGASFANANVGLALVASLGILGFAFKNKAFSMIEKIYKTEKYATIAAYKQKS, from the coding sequence ATGATTCAAAAATTCCTTTATCTTGAATGGAAAGCTTTTTTACGATCGGCCTCTTTTGGAGCCAATTTGGCTATAAAAATACTGATGGGTTTTCTGGCGGTGTATTTTACGTTGGTTTTTTTGGCATTGGGAATCGGCTTGTTTTACGTCCTTGAAAAATTCAAGTTAGATCCCATTGTGACTATCAATAAATTCATGATTTATTATTTTCTAATGGATATAATCATTCGATTGTTGTTCCAGAAAATACCAGTGCTGAACATTCGTCCGTTATTGGTTTTTCCGATAAAAAAAGATACAATTGTTCATTTTTCGCTGGGTAAAACGGTTTTTTCTTTTTTCAATTTGGGTCATTGGTTTTTCTTTCTTCCTTTCAGTATTGTTTTAATTTACGAAGGCTATGATGTGTTGTCGGTACTTCTCTGGCATACCGCTATGTTGTCTTTGATTTACATCAATAATTTCTTGAATATTATATTGAACAATAAGGATTATCTTTTTACTATTTTTCTTGGAATCGCAGCTGTTTTTGGCGGATTACAATACTATGGTTTTTTTGACATCACCACTTATACGGCTCCATTTTTTGAGGCGCTTTTCAATACCTATTGGGCTTTCATTTTACCCGTTTTGGTTTTGATAGGTTTGTATCGCTACAGTTTTCATTATTTTAAAAACGATTTGTATCTCGACGCAGGACTTTCTAGCAAACACGATATTGCAAAAACCGAGAATTTGGTGTGGCTGAATCAATTTGGAACCATCGGTACCTTCTTAAAAAACGACATCAAATTGATTAAAAGAAACAAAAGATCCAAAACTACGGTGGGTATGAGTGTGATGTTTCTTTTTTATGGATTGCTTTTTTTTACCAATGGAATTGAAGCGTACAACAATCCAACGATGCACATTTTTGCAGGAATTTTTGTTTCGGGTGGATTTCTTATCACCTTCGGGCAATTTGTGCCGAGTTGGGACAGTGCTTATTATCAATTAATGATGACGCAGAACATTCCTTACAAAGGCTATTTGAGTTCTAAATGGTGGTTAATGGTAATTGCGACCATTGTATCGACAATTCTTGCTTCGTTCTATATTTATTTTGGTTGGCAAGTTTATATGACCATTGTTGTGGGAGCGATTTACAACATTGGAGTCAATTCGCATTTGGTTTTATTGGGCGGCGCATTTACTAAAACGCCAATTGATTTAGATTCTGGAAAAGGGGCTTTTGGCGACAAAAAAGCTTATAATTTTAAGACCATGTTGATATCCATTCCGCAATTGGCTTTGCCTGTTTTAGTGTATTCGATTGGTGCTAGTTTTGCCAATGCCAATGTTGGACTGGCGTTAGTAGCCTCGTTGGGCATATTGGGATTTGCCTTTAAAAACAAAGCTTTTTCTATGATTGAAAAAATATATAAAACCGAAAAATACGCCACCATAGCCGCATATAAACAAAAATCGTAA